The proteins below come from a single Mya arenaria isolate MELC-2E11 chromosome 6, ASM2691426v1 genomic window:
- the LOC128239085 gene encoding E3 ubiquitin-protein ligase SHPRH-like isoform X3, with translation MGKRKQGAPQKVDGRLRKELTWNMLDRNTEDEPLNILQDNDPELLDELQNIADIHLPKKQQKLTENDPKQLQSRPSTSDFSLSYNKDDLVDIFNLYVKKSSCKFNLYKDLTIRKGSHSFELAKFDISLLPFPLFFPLPSDGWSEVESFVVHISEEEDKHVISYGAGENRTKVVKNSAKKFNKNNAEKNVKFWLFCTQIPKEVLQSLKCKSLHVSVDSVDIEHSCMTIKVSGTEDFQNQTRYPSDPVRPRLMNESLKVLMDHFYSVAAPCYDILPFTKKHDIDALFKVIKDNHERCPLQHLPDVQHKDLLPRLRPYQQQAITWMVNQELRAKNLTSSGGLHILYTPVETQDGQVLYYNRYAGVLVRNYPEQVLPTAGGILGDEMGLGKTVEVLGCMLHHPREHVPQPAPLPVVEDNEVEDVTDKKKKKKKRKKKRIVPMESEGSDSDETVIYMDLDTDISSLNLTEKDIDKNKENKVEIDQASNQSSGRYESCDSGILQTAVEDQSNVPNISGDSPTLEDSKHGVSLKSGKQKNNVKSGLEQTDKQNVKKSTEPKERKSCSSRIEKPDNDDMKNEPKHHHKNIFTEQPAYHKSKFECVCGAHRFQSGKKWQRLHPVQCMVCRLWQHAECVKYDVKDPLRGEFKCPHCHAAGEPIPSGATLIISPASIAHQWVDEIMKHVAQKAISVMMYEGVGMSKQQYVQPRTLARQDIVITTYETLRKELDYVDLPHSNSADGRKLRHPKRFMAIPSPLTAVQWWRICLDEAQMVECTTTRTAMMALRLSGVNRWCVTGTPIQKGLEDLVGLFLFLGVEPYYHLQWWHQLLYDPYCHGVMEPMHNLLTSVLWRTVKKDVLDQIDIPEQRQEVTWLNFSPVEEHFYRRQHQVSARLSMQTLSKWSDSSVKLSSLDRKTVSQMLFPLVRLRQACCHPQVVRGEFLPLKKDVMTMDELLESLTKKAKLEAEEAHRQLVAAMNGQAGLHIIQDEYGDAVEKYREVLRSVEEHRDMLKTDGLQQLHAMYNLHEILQAKPAGVDPTLRDHLLEKQIKELKEHYLAKAVAYLTSTSEALAPARVEVLQMKRELGEGELWYLEVIQWATDHLSQDQLDGLLMKVEDDVKKDKSHFDRNQRERPKSFLERHLHSLRALQYAMHTSMSEMKDAYKELNAAMTTLKGDPSQDLINKTVECCLRPIAEVLNNCPFCKTREAFESYESRLFAFIEKDTVRLGPDVGGFKANREGTWADSDAEKALKSILSFAKSYGVSGELVEYGTSHLKYLESLKKEYKKLRANWAGKKEHVATFDELDMCTTRLRLRLPDEPEPEIPQPNVLDRTELAQHGMKLMSDRIMANGELRRKLGQLIYLTNLAKNHVNIQDGSNPEPCPICQQELGKNWSVMQCGHCFCMDCMRILQERASFGRQNFCVKCAICRQSTHQTEISYVVTSQKYEHDELKVKGSHSTKVEAVVKCLLKIRKEDPTAKSLVFSTWVDVLSVIAKALGENDLNYRALYASGKFQYNLSAFKENPEDTILLLPVHSGANGLNLIEATHVILVEPVLNPAQELQAIGRVHRIGQTR, from the exons ATGGGAAAGCGAAAACAAGGGGCCCCACAAAAGGTGGATGGAAGATTAAGAAAGGAGCTGACATGGAACATGTTGGATAGAAATACCGAAGACGAACCTCTGAATATTCTACAAGACAACGATCCCGAGCTGCTGGATGAATTACAGAATATAGCTGATATTCACTTACCAAAAAAGCAGCAAAAGCTGACTGAAAATGATCCAAAACAATTGCAAAGTCGCCCTTCCACATCTGATTTCTCTTTAAGTTACAACAAAGATGATTTAGTGGACATTTTCAATCTGTATGTGAAAAAGTCATCTTGCAAGTTTAACTTATACAAAGATTTGACGATTAGGAAAGGAAGTCACAGTTTTGAACTTGCAaagtttgatatatcattgttaCCTTTTCCTCTATTTTTTCCTTTACCAAGTGATGGATGGTCAGAAGTTGAAAGTTTTGTTGTTCATATCAGTGAGGAAGAGGACAAGCATGTTATTAGCTATGGTGCTGGGGAGAACCGTACAAAAGTGGTTAAAAATTCAGCaaagaaatttaacaaaaataatgcagAAAAGAATGTAAAGTTTTGGCTGTTCTGCACCCAAATTCCAAAAGAAGTTTTGCAGTCCTTGAAATGCAAGTCGTTACATGTTTCTGTGGACAGTGTCGATATTGAACATTCATGTATGACAATAAAAGTGTCTGGTACGGAAGATTTCCAAAATCAGACGAGATATCCCAGTGACCCTGTGAGACCAAGGCTCATGAATGAATCTCTGAAAGTATTGATGGACCATTTCTACAGTGTGGCTGCTCCAT GTTATGACATCTTACCCTTCACCAAGAAACATGACATTGATGCTTTGTTCAAAGTGATCAAGGACAACCATGAAAGGTGCCCGCTACAGCACTTGCCAGATGTTCAACACAAGGACTTGTTGCCAAGGTTACGGCCATATCAACAGCAGGCAATCACCTGGATGGTGAATCAGGAATTGAGGGCAAAGAATCTTACTTCCTCAG GTGGTCTTCACATTTTGTACACACCAGTAGAAACTCAGGATGGCCAGGTCCTGTACTACAACCGATACGCTGGAGT GTTGGTAAGGAACTACCCAGAGCAGGTTCTCCCAACAGCAGGTGGTATCCTTGGTGATGAGATGGGGCTGGGGAAGACTGTGGAGGTGCTGGGGTGTATGTTGCACCACCCAAGGGAGCATGTCCCCCAGCCAGCACCTCTGCCAGTCGTGGAAG ACAATGAAGTTGAAGATGTAACAgacaagaagaagaagaaaaagaaacgAAAGAAGAAAAGGATTGTGCCAATGGAATCGGAAGGCTCCGATTCAGATGAGACAGTTATATACATGGACCTGGACACAGATATTAGCTCGCTTAATCTGACTGAAAAGGACATTGAtaagaataaagaaaataagGTTGAAATAGATCAAGCGTCCAACCAATCAAGTGGTAGATATGAGTCATGTGACAGTGGCATACTGCAGACTGCTGTTGAGGACCAATCAAATGTGCCAAATATATCAGGTGATTCTCCAACTCTTGAAGACTCCAAACATGGTGTTTCTTTGAAAAGTggaaagcaaaaaaataatgttaaaagtgGTCTTGAACAGACTGACAAACAGAATGTTAAGAAAAGCACAGAGCCAAAAGAGAGGAAGTCTTGTTCGTCTAGGATTGAGAAGCCAGACAATGACGACATGAAAAATGAGCCAAAACATCATCACAAGAACATATTCACAGAGCAACCAGCATATCACAAGTCCAAATTTGAGTGTGTATGTGGGGCGCATAGGTTCCAGTCAGGAAAGAAGTGGCAGAGACTCCATCCGGTACAGTGTATGGTGTGTCGACTCTGGCAGCACGCTGAGTGTGTCAAGTATGATGTGAAGGATCCGCTTCGTGGGGAGTTCAAGTGTCCACACTGTCACGCTGCGGGG GAGCCGATACCCTCGGGCGCAACATTAATTATCTCCCCTGCATCCATCGCTCATCAGTGGGTTGACGAGATCATGAAACATGTGGCACAGAAGGCCATCAGTGTCATG ATGTACGAGGGTGTCGGCATGAGCAAGCAGCAGTATGTTCAGCCCCGAACGTTGGCCCGCCAGGATATCGTCATTACTACATACGAGACACTCCGCAAAGAACTGGACTACGTCGATCTTCCTCACTCCAACA GTGCAGATGGTCGTAAACTGCGTCACCCAAAGAGGTTTATGGCTATTCCAAGCCCGTTGACTGCTGTCCAATGGTGGAGG ATTTGCCTGGATGAAGCGCAAATGGTGGAATGCACCACAACTAGG ACTGCTATGATGGCGTTGAGATTGAGTGGTGTAAACAGATGGTGCGTGACTGGCACACCCATTCAGAAGGGACTTGAAG ACCTGGTGGGCCTGTTCCTTTTCCTCGGAGTGGAGCCCTACTATCACCTGCAGTGGTGGCACCAGCTGCTGTATGACCCCTACTGTCATGGGGTCATGGAGCCTATGCACAACCTCCTCACCTCTGTCTTATGGAGGACAGTGAAGAAAGATGTCCTCGATCAG ATTGACATCCCAGAGCAGAGACAGGAAGTTACATGGCTGAACTTCAGTCCTGTAGAGGAACACTTCTACCGCCGACAGCACCAGGTCTCGGCTAGACTCTCCATGCAG ACATTGAGCAAGTGGTCAGACAGCAGTGTGAAACTGAGCAGTCTGGACAGAAAAACTGTATCACAG ATGCTGTTTCCCTTGGTGAGACTGAGACAGGCCTGCTGTCATCCCCAGGTTGTCCGAGGGGAGTTCCTGCCACTTAAGAAAGA TGTGATGACGATGGATGAGCTGTTGGAATCGCTGACTAAAAAGGCCAAGTTAGAAGCCGAAGAGGCCCACAGGCAACTGGTGGCTGCCATGAACGGGCAAGCAGGCTTACATATCATACAGGATGAG TATGGAGATGCAGTTGAGAAGTACCGAGAGGTGTTGAGGTCTGTGGAGGAGCACAGGGACATGTTAAAGACTGACGGGCTGCAGCAGCTCCATGCCATGTACAACCTACATGAGATCCTGCAGGCAAAGCCCGCCGGAGTGGATCCAACATTGCGTGACCACTTGCTTGAGAAACAG ATAAAAGAACTGAAAGAGCATTACCTGGCAAAGGCTGTGGCATATCTGACCTCCACCAGCGAGGCTCTAGCTCCAGCAAGAGTAGAGGTGCTGCAGATGAAGAGAGAG TTAGGAGAGGGTGAGCTGTGGTACCTGGAGGTGATTCAGTGGGCTACGGACCACCTCTCTCAGGATCAACTAGATGGCCTGCTCATGAAGGTTGAGGATGATGTGAAGAAAGACAAATCCCACTTTGACCGAAACCAGCGTGAAAGACCTAAAAGCTTTCTTGAGAGACA CTTGCACTCTCTGCGGGCTCTGCAGTACGCCATGCACACCTCTATGAGTGAGATGAAGGACGCCTACAAGGAGCTCAACGCTGCCATGACGACACTGAAAGGTGACCCCAGCCAGGACCTTATCAACAAAACTGTTGAGTGCTGCCTTAGACCCATAGCAGAGGTACTCAACAA CTGTCCATTTTGCAAGACAAGGGAAGCCTTTGAGAGTTATGAATCCAGGCTTTTTGCCTTTATTGAGAA AGACACTGTGAGGCTGGGTCCAGACGTTGGTGGTTTCAAGGCCAACAGAGAGGGGACCTGGGCAGACAGCGATGCTGAGAAAGCCCTTAAGAGTATTCTGTCCTTCGCCAAATCTTATGGAG TTTCAGGGGAGCTGGTGGAATATGGCACTTCCCACTTAAAGTATCTGGAGTCCTTGAAAAAGGAGTACaag AAACTGCGTGCCAACTGGGCAGGTAAGAAGGAACACGTTGCCACCTTTGATGAGCTGGACATGTGCACTACACGCCTGAGACTGAGGCTGCCAGACGAACCAGAACCTGAAATTCCCCAGCCTAACGTGCTTGACAGGACTGAG CTTGCTCAGCATGGCATGAAGCTGATGTCAGACCGGATCATGGCAAATGGAGAACTGAGGAGGAAACTTGGCCAGTTGATCTACCTGACCAACCTGGCAAAG aatCATGTGAACATACAAGATGGGAGCAACCCAGAACCTTGCCCTATATGTCAGCAAGAACTAGGAAAAAAT TGGAGCGTGATGCAGTGTGGCCATTGCTTCTGTATGGACTGCATGAGGATCCTGCAGGAGCGAGCCAGCTTCGGGCGCCAGAACTTCTGCGTCAAGTGTGCCATCTGTCGCCAGTCCACCCACCAGACTGAGATCTCATACGTCGTCACCTCACAGAAATATGAGCATGATGAATTGAAAGTCAAG GGTAGCCATTCCACAAAGGTAGAGGCAGTTGTAAAATGCCTGCTGAAGATCAGAAAGGAAGACCCCACAGCAAAGTCACTTGTCTTCTCCACA TGGGTGGATGTGCTAAGTGTTATTGCCAAGGCTCTCGGTGAAAATGACTTGAACTACAGGGCACTGTATGCATCAGGAAAATTCCAG TACAACCTATCAGCCTTCAAGGAGAATCCAGAGGATACCATCCTACTGCTGCCCGTGCACTCCGGCGCAAATGGGCTCAACTTGATTGAGGCCACGCATGTGATTCTTGTGGAACCCGTTCTGAACCCTGCCCAGGAGCTGCAGGCTATTGGTCGTGTTCACCGCATAGGCCAGACCAGGTAG